The Capsicum annuum cultivar UCD-10X-F1 chromosome 1, UCD10Xv1.1, whole genome shotgun sequence sequence atcatcatttctttAATGATATATCATGTTTACAGTTGCCTCTATCTGCCTTAACTCATTATTTTATGTAACAGAATATGCCTTCTTATCTATTTGATGCCTACAGAAATAGTGGTCAACCACTACTGCACGGcgaccctttgaatgagaatgtgtctcatgatAAATTTCGGGTTGTCTTTCAAgcattggcccaagctgttaatgccaatgttcagggaaaccaatAGGTAGCAGTTCCACTTCAGCAAAATAGTAATTTATCTATAGCTAAAATTCgagactttatgaggatgaatccacccGAGTTTCATGGGTCAAAGGTGGATGAGGATTCTTAAATCTTTATTGAAGAGGTGAGAAAaattactcagattatgcatgttactaaagaggagagtgtatatttggcatcctataggctggaGGATATTGCTTATAATTGGGTTGTTATGAGAAAGAAGGTaaaggtgagaatgcagctcctatgagttgacAAGTATTTTAGAATGctttttttggataggttctttccacgtgAGATGAGAAAGGATAAGGTGTAGGAGCTAATGAATCTAAGGTAGGGCgctatgacagtgaaagagtactgccttaagtttactcagttgtctaagtatgctcacGAGTTATTAGCTGACTATAGAGCTCGTATGAGTAAGTTCGTTACTATTTGTCTAATTTGGTGGTCAAAAAGTGTTGGACTGCCATGCTGATtagagatatggatattgctcGGTTGATGACTCAAGCTCAAAACATTGAAGTAGAAAAGTTaaaaggagagagagaaaagaaataagaGGGTTAGGACTTGATAGTTTGAGTATAGTCAGCAAAGGTCTGCAAGGGGAAGCCGTTCACAGTTTTAGGGTTATTCATGAATTCCTACACCATCTTCAACCAGTGCCTCTACACCCAAGACCAGGCATGATCAGTGGGGAAGGACTTCAAATTCCAGGTCTTCGAATAGTAAAGTCGGGAGGCCTAGTTACCTGACATATGTAAAATGTGGCAGGACCCATCTCGGTGAGTGTTTGATGGGCAAAGTGGGTTGCTATGGTTGTGTCAAGGTGGGCCACAAAATCAAGAAGTTTCCTTATTCTACGTAGGGATGTTCGTCCTCAAACTCAGGTTACTAATGTATCAGCTCAGTAGGGTCGTCCAGTCTCTCCACAGGGCGCATCACCAGTACTGGTGGCGGTCAACGCTAAAATCAGTTACTATGTTTCACCAGATGTTTTTACTGGTGTGCTTTGTGCCTTTCACCTTGATGTCTATGTGATGTTGGACCCAGgatcaaatttctcttatgtaaATTTATTAGTTGTTGTAAAATTTGGAGTAGGCCCTGAAAATCTCTCTATGCCCTTCTCATTTTCTACCCTAGTAGATTAGTCAGTTGTTGTAAGACGAATCTATAAGAATGTCCTATCATCGTCCTTCATAAAGTAACACTAGCAGATTTAATAAAATTAGAGATGGTAGACTTTGATTccattctgggcatggattggctccattcatgctatgcatcaatagattgtcgcacccatgTGGTGAATTTCCAATTTCTTGATGAGGCAGTttttgagtggaaaggtagtttTATGTCTCCCAAAGGTTATTTCATCTCTTATCTCAAGGctagaaagttaatatcaaaaaggtgtatatattatttagttcgagtcaaggatactaagtctgaatTCCCAACAGTTCAATCAgtccatgtagtcaatgagtttcctaaggtctttacCGAAGATCTACTTAGGATACCTCtgaatagagaaatagaatttagtattgatcttcttcctgatactcagcccatctctattcctccatatcgtatggctctagatgaacttagagagttaaaagaacaacttaaggacctcttagataaaggttttattagacccAATGTCTCTCCGTTAGGTTATCCAGTCCttttcgtgcacaagaaagatggcactctcagaatgtgtatatattatagacAGATAAACAAGGTTATCATTAAGAACAAGTGACCCATTCCTAGAATCGACGATTTATTTTATTAGCTTCTGGGTGCCAGATATTTCTCTAAGGTTGACCTTAGGTCGGGATACCATCAGCTGTTAGGAGcaagacattccaaaaatagatttcCAAATGAGGTctggccattttgagtttgtggttatgtcgtTCGGACTGacaaatgctccagcagcctttatggatttgatgaacagggttttcaagtagtatttggacatgtttgtcattgtctttatagatgacatactggtGTATTTCAGGAGTGAGGAAGAGCATGCAGACAGTTtaagaatagtgttacagacccttaaggaccgtcaattgtatgcaaagtttggtaaacgtgagttttggttggaatctGTTACCTTCTTAGGGCATGTCATTTCAGGAGTTGGTATTCatgtagatcctcaaaagactaatgCAGTGAAgcactagcctagacccatcactccatccgatatttagagttttttaggtttggctaggtattatagaagatttattGAAGGGTTCTCCTCTATATCCACACCATTGACTAaactgacccaaaagaaagtgaagttcatATGGTCAAAAAAGTGTTCGAAGAGTTTCTAAGAGCTGAAGGATAGATTAACTTCGACAACAGTGTTAGCTTTGTTGGAAGGgttagatgggtttgtggtgtattatgatgcatccacaGTTGGGTTAGGATGTATGTTGATGCAAAATGGGAGAGTGATAGTTTATGATTTTAGGCAACTTAAGAATCACGAAAATAATTACCCAACTCACGACTTGGAGTTAGTTGTtgtggtttttgccttaaaaagtTAGAGGCATACTTTTATGGTATGCATGTTGAttttttcactgaccataagagtcttcagtatgtattttctcaaagggagctgaatctttatcagagaaggtagttggaattgttgaaaaattatgacataaattTGCTCTATCATCCGAGTAAGGCTAACGTATTAGTAGATGCGCTAAGTAGGTTATCCATAGGTAGTTTGTCTCATGTTAAGAATAAATAATAGGAGTTGGCTAAAGAGGTTCATAGGTTGGCTCGTTGGGGAGTATGTTTGTAAAACGCTGATGATGGGGGGAGTAGTAGTTCAGAAcggttcaaaatcttctttggtagtcaaagtaaaggagaaacagtGAAAAGATCCCATACTAAACCAAATATTGGAAGTAGTCAAGCagaaaaaggtagaggttttctcccaatggggagatggtgtacttcgcTATCAAGGTAGACTTTGTGTTCCGAATGTATATGAATTAAGGGAAAAGGATACTAGCCGAGGCTTATGGTTcgaggtattccattcatccgtGTGCTATTAAAacgtaccatgatttatgggaaatttaTTGATGGAATGGTACTAAGAGGGACATAGGTGAGTATGTGGCCAAGTGTCCCAATTGTCAGCAAGTTAGGTTGttggtatccctacttggaagtgggaagtagtgaatatgaattttatcatAGGGTTGCCTGGTAGAAgacgtcatcatgattcaatttgggtcatagcAGATCGAATGACTAAGTTCGCCCATTTTCTACTTTTTAAGACTTCAGATACCATAGAGAATTATGCCATAATATCTGTTCGCGAGTTAGTAAGACTTCATGGGATACAtttatccattatttcaaatagaggtacgcaATTTACTTCATAGTTTTGGCAGTCTTTTCTGAATAGCCCTGATATAACAGTTAAGCTTAGTACTGCAtttcatctgcagacagatggCCAGGCTGAACGTACAATTCAGAcactagaggacatgttgagggcgtgtgttttagactttaaagaaagtttggatgaCCATCTGCCTAgattgagttcacttacaataatagttatcatgctagcattcagatggctttgTTTGAAGCGTTATATGAGCGTAGGTGTAGGtcacctataggatggtttgaggttggtgaagcggCCTTGTTTGGTCCAAATTCTTTTTTAGAAGGTATggaaaaggtttagttgattagTGAGGAATTGAGGACTGTTTAGAGCCGTTAAAAATTGTATACTGATGTAAGAAAGAGAGAGCTCAAGTTTGAAGTAGAAGATTGAGCATTCTTAAAAGTGTCACCTATGAAGGGAATAAGGAGatttagaaagaaaaagaagctgAGTCCGCGATTTATTGGTCCCTATGAGATAGTGAAGCGTGTAGGAGAGGTTGCTTACGAATTGAGTCTTCCAACAGAGTTAGCTGcagttcacccagtgtttcatgtctcaatgGTTAAGAAACATATAAGAAATTTGTCCTTATTAGTTCTCCTAGAGAGTATTAGGATCAAATATAACTTGACGTctgaagaaattccagttgataAACTTGATAGACAGGTTCgaaggttaaggaataaagaagtagcattggtgaaagttctttggagaaaccaattggttgaaggggcaacttgggaagctgaagtaGATATGATGGcgaagtatcctcatcttttttcCTCTAGTTCCTTTCCTACTTAAAGTATTATTTCCAGTAAATTCTTTCTCCTTAAGTCTGTTTAAGtgctttaatattgtattttatgttgtGAGGAATTGAATCCTTGTGATAGTGGTAATCTTGGTTATAAATATCAATGTGGAAGTGTTGATTCTTGTCCAAATCCCAATCCTAGATGAATCACATTCGAGGACACATGTtttcaagagggagatattgtaatacgaCTTCTCCTTTGAGTCGAAGGTACAACATACGAACCAATCAATGTGGCATGGTATAAATTTTTTTGTAGGTACGACTTGACCCCTAGAACTCATCAagtagggtacgagtagtatggAGTAAGTTGTTAGTCCATCAGTATAGACTCCTTGAGATTCTGACCAAACTACGAGTAGGGGGCTAAGAGTCATATAAAGATGATATTAGTCATCGGTGGGACTCATATATTGACTAGTATGTGCCCTTCTATATTCTACCAAGCTTACAAGTTGAGGGGCATAGTCGTACCTTTCTATACAAGTCATATGGTTGAAGCGTAAAGACTAACGACCAATTTTTATAAAGTTCAgctaagggctttttggtcttttcttctCTTATAACTTCCCATCCACGACCTATAACCCTCAAAGAGgcgttatttttatttattcctcAATCAAATAATGAAACTTTATCCTCCCATCtttaagaacatcaagattagggttcatCTCATACAAACTCATCCCTCAAGTCTTAAGATTCAAATTCTCTTTATAagtcaagaaattcaggtatgtaGGGCTTATggacaaggttattctttcatccttgtgcccaaagtacATCATTTTAGAATTggatttacttattttgaattagggttcatacccaaatagccatattcTTGAATTGCGATATTACCATGAGATTGAAAGCTTGAAGTGCATcatgatttacataaattcatgttttaacttAAAAGATTCATATTGTtgtttgaatttcattatcttgactgagatattgttgaaagatttcaagatgattatttagcatgatgttttgttatgaatttctatgaactaaAGCATGAATTgcaagtcctaagtacaagtacttagtttacaagaagtttatgctcttaagctccattgatatgttctataacatgattttaaaaaaagcttgatttttttatctaaagataagatatgaaatccacaactgttcatcttgattatgatttaaagtaaagagaagcataactggttattcggtctataaacccttatgctattttaaggcggatttcttaagtatgagcgtATAAGtattatgggagtagtatttagcactgagaaggGAATTGTGGttgagcgtatcctaaattcctaaaaactatgagccaccgtaggttaagctttttctctatatggatgaagttcagtaatcacttaagttaatgttctattctgatggcaaggatagaacagctctcccaaACGTGGATAAGACGTTGGCTTCCATGGTAGCTCAAATGATTTttgtcagttagaagaatctctcaaagaaagaataaaaagtaaagtttttataaactaagtgttatggctcacaaattttattattatgctaTATTATGCATGTTCGTGATTCCGCCGTCTTTATTTtgttcaagctcaaggtgagtcatttacacttagcatgcatcattttaaAGTTATATGAATATTCAATTAtctttttacttatgcattcacccccacacactcagtacattccagaggtactgacccacatatatgtctatgtgctacattgtcttatactGTAGGTTTTGGTGCTTATTTCCAGCAGCACGACTGACTACGGGCATCATCACCTATATCCTGACATTTGGTGAGTCTTTATAGTACGAGGACCCAGTTTATCAGACTTATATTTATAGATGAACGTATTTATTTAATTGACTTCAGTTTATGTTCGGGCCAGCTAgggtctgtcctaatggctctctagtcagaattagaggcttgtcagattgtTTATGTTTTAAGTTCAAAGTGTTTGTGTAAGATTCCCAGGTTAAAGAGACTCAGTTGAGCTATGAATTTATTTACCTTTAGATTCTAATATATTAGTTCACTTTTCATATGAGTTTCAAGTTAAGTAGGCTTTATGGGTTaccttgggactacttgtagtcttgagcaacGTGTGACTTCCAAGGGTTACTTCCAGGGCGTTACAATGTAGaggataagattaaaaaaaatagaagatggaAATGTTAGAGTACGAGGGCCAAACCTACAGATCAGGAAGTGAACCACCAGAATAGTGGTAAGAGTGGCAAGCAACCTTTTAGGAAGAAATTTTAGGGAAATTCTCATTCATCCTCTAGTTCACCTGCACGTAGGCCTGCGAATGATCAGCATGCCAGCCTAATAAACATCCCAGATAGTAGGGTACCCGGTCTCAGGTCAGTAAATCTTAGTCGACTCCACCTTATCCTTCTTTCTGCAATTTTGAAAAGCTACACCATGGGATTTGCCACATGGCTAGgagtttatgttatttttatggaAAGTCGATGATGTTCAGTGAGATTGTCCCTTAGTAAAGGTACAACAGTGAGTAATAAATTCCCACTTTCTACTTCTTTGGTCACAACTGCAAAAAGAACTACTCTAGGGACAGGTGGAGGTCATAACCATCTGTATGCTTTATCTACCTATCAAGAGTTTGAGGCCTTTCCAGATATTGTATtgggtacgttacagatcttctcCTGTAATGTTTATATGCTACTTGATCCTGGTTCCACCTCATCTTATATGTCCCCTTATGTGACTATGAACTTTGCTTTTGATCTTGAAAATATCCATAAATGTTCCTCAGTTTCTACCCTCTTGGTGTATCCATTATTTCTAAGAAGGTCTATCGAAATTATGTTGTGACTATTCTTTATTGGAACGTTATGGTTGATTTGGTAGAGCTTGATATGttagatttttatattattctgggatggattggctttaccCTTACTATGCTTCGATGGATTGTAGAACCAGAAAAGTCATcttttattttcctaatgaacaGGTCTTTGGGGTGGCCCTGTagtaccaaaatctatctcttatcttagagccaaaaaatgatttctaaaggtCATTTATGCCATTTAGATTGGGTCAAAAATTATAATGTTGAAAGTCCCTCACTCCAGTTTGttcctgtagttaatgaattttcagAGTGTTTCCAAATATCTTATCAGAATTCCCCatgataaaaaatagatttttggattgatctcTTATccgacactcatccaatttctattcaaccatacaaaatggctcttgcataattaaaaaggttataagagaagttgaaagatctcattgataaaggttttatccatcctagtgtctcTCCTTAGGGTGTTCCCATGCTTTTCGTGCGCAAAAAAGATAGGTCCTttcggatgtgcatagattatTATCATGTGAATAGGGtaacagtgaaaaataagtaccctcttcccgGAATTAGTGACTTTTTTTACCAGCTTCAAGGTTCTAAatgtttctccaagatagatctcCGTTCgggttaccattagttgaaggttagggaagttgatattcctaagacagCTTTTTGAATCCAATGTAGttgttttgaatttctagtttatgTCCTTTGGTTTAACTAACGCACATGTAGCCTTCATGGATATTATAAACGGTGTTTAAGCAGTTTTTGaatatgtttgttatagtttttattgatgacatgcTGATTTGCTTTCGAAGTAAGGAAGAgcatgtcaatcacctctgagTCATACTTCATACCCTTAAGAATCAAGAattatatgccaaattctctaagtgtgaattctagttaaattatatggcttttcttggacatattatttcaagtgaagggattaaggtggatccccaaaagattgaggcgaTAAAGAAATGGCTTAAACCCACAACTCTAATTAATATCTTGAGTTTCTTGTGTTTGATGGGCTATTACAGGAGTTTTGTGAAAGTTTCTCTATGATAGTTTCCCCATTaacaaagttgactcagaaaaaaggtaaagttttaatGTCTTGATGTttgcgagggtagttttgagaagttaaaaaatTAGTTGACTTTTGCTCTTATTTTGACCTACCTGAGGGCAATAAAGAGTTcgggttttattttgatgcatctcgAATGGCACTTGGATGCATTATTATGCAGTATAGTAAGGTTGTAGCTTATGCACCAAGACAACCAAAGgaccatgagaagaactacctaaTCCATGATTTTGAATTAACGATAGTAGtctttgcacttaagatttggcatcattatttatatggggtccaTGTGAATATCTTCTCCGATCACAAGAGTCTGCAATATATTTTCAtgcagaaggagttgaatctcagcaAAGAAGATGTCTTAAACTATTGaataattatgacatgagtttgcaTTATCACACAGGTAACGCTAACAtagttgatgatgctcttagctgGTTATCTAATAGGTAGCCTTCACATGTAGAAGAAGACAAGAGAGGTATAGTGAATGATATTCATCGGCTTACTAACTTGGGGGTCTGATTTTTGGACTTTGAGGGCGGAGGATTGATTGTTCACAAAATGGCTATTGATTGTTCACAAAATGGCTAAGTCTTCTTTGGGTaccgaagtgaaggaaaaatagattAATGACCCTATACTCGTGTAGGTTAATGAGGATGTCGATCAACAGAAGTTTTTGGCTTTAGAAATTGAGGAGATGGCATATTGTGGTATCAAGGGagattgtgtgtgcctaatgTTGATAATTTGTGTGAGAGGATTCTGACTGAGCCTTATGTTTCTAAGTATATTgttcatcctggtgctactaaTACCATGATTTGagggagatttattggtgaaaaaatatgaagagagatgtttctAATTTTGTTGCTAAATACTCTAATTGTcaataagttaaggttgaacatctAAGGCCTGGTGGTACATCGTAAGACATAGTTATTCCGGTGTGAAAATGGGAAATAGTGAATAAGGACCTTATAACAGAACTTTCTCGGGCTCGAAATTAGTATGAATCTGTTTGatttattgtggataggatgatcAAGATAGCTCACTTCTTACCTATGAGGATAGCTTATTCTAGAGGGGATTACGCAAAGTTGTACATTTAGGAGATTGTTAGGCTTCATGGATCACCTAGTTCTATTATATTCGATAGAGCTACACAATTTACTTTCCAGttttagagagattttcaaaCGGGTTTGTATATGCAAGTGAACCTTAAACCAATTTTGTCCTCAAACAGATGGGCAGGCAGAGCAcactatttagactttgaaggatatgttcAGAGCCTGTGTCATCGACTTTAAGgatagttgggtggatcacttgctTTTTATAGAGTTTgactacaataatagctaccactctataATCTAAATGGCCCCTTTCGATGCCCTCTATTGTGGGAGGTTTAGGTCATCTATTAGGTGGTATGAGGTGGGAGAAGATAGGTTGTTAGGCCATACCTTATTCACCAAGCGATGGAAAAATTTAAGATTATTCTAGTGAGTCTAAAGACTGTCCAAAGTTATCAAAAGTCCTAAGTTGATGTGAGATGATGGGAGTTGGAGATCGATATTGGCATTTTGGGTACTTCTGAAAGTctttcccatgaaaggagtaatgagGTTTGGGAGAAAAGGTAAGCTCAGTCCATGCTATATTGGTCCTTCTTAGATAGTGAGAAAGattgggaatgttgcttatgagttagagttacccaAAAGTTTGGCATCGGACTATCCCCTATTTCATGTGTCTATACtcaaaaagtgtgtgggtgaccaATCTCTTATACTCCCCATAGAGAATATTAGTGTGAAATATTCCTTGTCCTATGAAAAAGTTCCTATCtaaattttggatcgccaagtttgaAAGTTGCGTACTTAAGAGATTGCTTCGATAAAAGTATTGTGGAGTAACCAAAAAGTAGAAAAAACTACTTGAGAATCGGAGAAGGACATGAACGCTAGATATTCATTTTTGTTCTCGTCCTCTGATGAAGTTGTTTAAGGTACCAATCCTTTGCTCACCTTTTATCCTTTCATATTCATGCCTTAATATTTTATGTGAATTCTCATTTCGTGTTAGAAAATGTACATAATTATTATATAGGGACGAATGGGGGGAAGGGATATAATGTAATACCCCCATACGTTTGTAAGCCCCTTTAGAGTTAAAAATTGAGCCTATACGACCCTCAAAGTTAGTAGAAATCATTTGGGGTGAGTTAAATAACGTTAAGAAAGTTTTAGACGTGATTATAAGACCGAGTGTCACACTGGAAGTGCCCGAGACTTGGGGTCCGCACCACACACCCAGTCAGGAGGGTCTTTTGTTTCCTCTCTATGATGGGTTGCACACCACGCAGGGAAACAAGGCGTTATGGGGGCGTCACACAACCCCCTTACCtgaagggattattttatttcctatttaaaggtttttggtcttttccttgaTTGAAAACCATCCTCTACCTATGATAAACGATCCTAAACCCTTTAAcacaaatttcatcaatcaaaAATGTGTCCAACTCTTCCCCAAAACTCGTTGAAGTAAAATCAACTAGGGTCCAAGATTCAAGTGTTCTTGGAACTATTACGTATTCACGTCTATTATTTTGATGGTTTGGAACTAGGGTTGAGAATTACTTTTATTAAAAGcttgatatttatttttcctcGCTTTGTGAATgattttctaatttctatttgagGGTTTGAAACTTGAAATGGCTATTTGAAATGGTGCACTTTTACATTTCCAATTTGAATGTTAAAGTTTTAGAATAATGCAAGTATTAAACTTTATGGCATGCTTTAAGACTCTTATAGAAATTTAGCgatgattatgtttatgattttgaatgacaGAGTTAATAGTCGaaatattttatgataataattttggcatgatatgaatgacttcTAAGTCTTAGTATAACGACACCATAATGTGAATGTCTTTATGAAAAACTTAAAGGATAAATGtttatgaataatattttaattaaacttAAATGAAATTATGTAGTTCACTGAGAAAGCGTAAGCCCTAGTGACCAACGCTTGAAACCTATATTTTGTCGACGTAGGAATGATTCGCTCCTTAATGAGACGACCTTATGGTGTTTCCTGTATGAGGATGATATGATATGATGGTCAAATAATGTTCATTTCAATTCATGTGGTAAACATGGATTGGGACCTCACCGGTTGGGCGAAGACCAGATCCATATAGCCCTTGGATTGCCTAAGGTCGGTTAAACTATTTAGTTCATGAATAAAGCTTAatgaatgattatgtttttgtgtcttgagttgtTCATTCCCTATTTTTCCCTATTGTGATTTATACCATGCATCTTAAGACTTATTTTATAAACTATTGTGTTCCTTCTCCTTGGTTGCATGTCAATACTCGTCGTACTGACCGTCCTTGGACGCTACAtcttttcatgatgtaggtttgaaGGACATTTTTCTGTGATTTCGTGCACTAGGATCTTCTCGAGACAGCGAGTAGGAAGTGGTGAGCACGCCATCCTTCGGAAGGCACATGGTTTCTTTATTTAGACTTTGGCCATTTGGTATATGGTATCGCCGGGATCATGTGCCGGCTCAGGATTTCTATTCATGATGTTAGAAGCTTCATAGACAGATGTCATtatgtcatgtttcaagatttgGTATGCTTATGATATAGTACTAAGAGGTTGAAGTTCTTACCTTTGGGTCCTTTTTCCGCactttattatgattatgatataaTCCCAAGGGGTCTTCTCGGGCCTCAATAGGTCTAGGATGCCCGTTATGTCCAGGACCTCAGCTCGGATCGTGACAGCTCTCTTCCATAGCATTGCTATACCTCTAAACAATTAAGAGAATCAAATATGTACTCCTCTAGGCACTTCCACCATCGGTGTGAGGGGCACATTTAGCCTTTTTAATTGTTCGGAGGTAtatttgtgatttaaaataaaatgtgGAGCCTCTATGAGCTGATAATTGACGAAAGGCATATGACAAACCACAAATCTTAGTGGCAAACCTTTTCATTGTATAATTTCTCTCAAAAGTACATAGGGATTCAAAAGAAGCTAATCATAATCCTAATTATGCACTCACAGAAATTCTTACACGTTAGAAAAGTGTAGAATTAATACACGGCTCTAACCCTATTGCCATTTTTAACCTCAAATGGCTTCCTATTGATTGACATGAATATATGATGAGTACACAAATATGGTAATTAATCAGATTGTGAATGATGATCACTTTATCAAATTGTAAACTGGAACCTTTTTGGGAATTAATGTTCCTCACAATTCTAACCACCTAACCTCTACAAACAGTATTACAATTTCAGAGTATTGCCAAGAGAAAATGGTAAATGTGTTCCAAAACTTCTTCATAGACAATATTCTTCATCAATAACTTCAAATAAAAACAGTGTCAAGAGAATGCAAGGCCACAGCCACAAAACAAAAGGAagatattttggtttaaataacACGGTATTAGTCAGGGAAAGCACACACTAAGTAGCTCTTGGAGCAGCCCACTCAACTCTAAGGATGAGATTGTCATAACCATAACCATTGAGCTTGTTTATGGCCCTCTCAGCATCTTCTCTGTTGACAAAGTTGACAAAACCGAAACCTCTGCTCATTCCTGTCTTTTGATCAATGGCAACGTACACTCGGCTGACATGACCAAAGGGGCGGAACAGCTCCAACAAATCAGCCTCCCGAGTGTCCTCAGACAGGTTGGTGACCCTGACAGAGTTCTCTTCATTCCTTCTTCTCATATCAGTTCCACTACCACTTCCTCTCTCTGCAGCACCACCTCTCATGCTTGGAGGAACATAAGCACTCTTTTGAGAACCAGCCCCAGCAGCAGGTGCCTCCCTTGATGGTGGCCTATCCACAAAGGTCTCACTTGGCGGAGCAAGATCCTTGAAGGGACATTTTGATGTCCAGTGATCACCCTTCTTGCCACAGGTCCTACACACCATAAGAACA is a genomic window containing:
- the LOC107871214 gene encoding eukaryotic translation initiation factor 3 subunit G; amino-acid sequence: MAVEAANQPKIRWGELEDDAEDLDFLLPPKQVIGPDQNGVKKVVEYKFNEEGNKVKITTTTRIRKLANARLSKGAVERRSWPKFGDAVHEDVGARLTMVSTEEILLERPRALGSKQDEAKASGDSLAQIGKAGAVLMVCRTCGKKGDHWTSKCPFKDLAPPSETFVDRPPSREAPAAGAGSQKSAYVPPSMRGGAAERGSGSGTDMRRRNEENSVRVTNLSEDTREADLLELFRPFGHVSRVYVAIDQKTGMSRGFGFVNFVNREDAERAINKLNGYGYDNLILRVEWAAPRAT